The Parafrankia irregularis genome contains a region encoding:
- a CDS encoding N-6 DNA methylase, whose amino-acid sequence MSASSQPVRAPGPARPRPTTPTGALAQAHRIAEAVDQAWHTAAASDRTEIPLSVVAALALRTPDNADERAWVAAQLTNTDDNGLLGFLRATWQLFARVRPDLFPRIALLAAPWFTEPAPDRDLLRAVRRVVHAALRAGLHELLDAARYDVDLFGPLLMVLRTRGARAARGQYYTPPDLADLLARLGGTVPQAGELVVEPTAGTGGLLRAAARAIRDAGGDPRTIRWVAVDRDELALAALATNVIIWDLGSQVLIAHGDVLADDWQARSLGERAEVLALARDVHQTSRALALLRHLDRGDSDPL is encoded by the coding sequence ATGAGCGCATCGTCCCAACCCGTTCGGGCACCCGGCCCGGCCCGCCCACGGCCCACCACGCCGACCGGCGCGCTCGCGCAGGCCCATCGGATCGCCGAGGCCGTCGACCAGGCATGGCACACCGCCGCGGCCAGCGACCGGACCGAGATCCCGCTGTCGGTCGTCGCGGCCCTCGCACTGCGCACCCCCGACAATGCCGACGAACGAGCCTGGGTCGCAGCCCAGCTGACCAACACGGACGACAACGGGCTGCTCGGGTTTCTACGCGCGACCTGGCAGCTATTTGCCCGCGTCCGCCCCGATCTGTTCCCCCGGATCGCGCTGCTGGCCGCGCCGTGGTTCACCGAACCCGCTCCCGACCGCGACCTACTGCGCGCCGTACGCCGCGTCGTGCACGCCGCGCTGCGGGCTGGGCTGCACGAGCTGCTGGACGCGGCCCGCTACGACGTCGACCTGTTCGGCCCGCTGCTGATGGTTCTGCGGACCCGCGGCGCCCGCGCGGCACGCGGCCAGTACTACACCCCGCCCGACCTGGCGGACCTGCTGGCCCGGCTCGGCGGCACGGTGCCGCAGGCCGGCGAGCTGGTGGTCGAGCCCACCGCCGGAACCGGCGGGCTGCTGCGCGCCGCCGCGCGGGCGATCCGCGACGCCGGCGGCGATCCGCGCACCATCCGCTGGGTTGCGGTCGACCGCGACGAGCTCGCGCTCGCCGCCCTCGCCACCAATGTGATCATCTGGGATCTCGGGTCGCAGGTTCTGATCGCGCACGGCGACGTCCTGGCCGACGACTGGCAGGCCCGCTCCCTCGGTGAACGCGCCGAAGTCCTCGCGCTCGCCCGTGACGTCCACCAGACCTCACGCGCGCTTGCCCTCCTCCGCCATCTTGACCGAGGAGACAGCGACCCGCTCTGA
- a CDS encoding PP2C family protein-serine/threonine phosphatase, giving the protein MSQSAWPIARLAAGTVRDQGPRRVQADAAATWRDTNGVAAWAIADGIGDDYSVAQMAADAARTAARTATRAGAWAGINAARHEAAMFFAGAPAGQVDDAVLVVAVPIPSRIGGGVDIAWVGDSRAYVLREGMAVQVTTDRTRGQEYRDVNQPEWARRIASRYDNVVTTSVHHGDIDTIRVVGPITRIMLCSDGVHGVVDTEAIAAALATDAAPRAAAHRVMAAARAAGLRDNATVTVIGPPPGGRWP; this is encoded by the coding sequence ATGAGCCAGTCCGCATGGCCCATCGCCCGGCTCGCCGCCGGCACGGTCAGAGACCAGGGACCGCGTCGTGTTCAGGCCGACGCTGCCGCCACATGGCGTGACACCAACGGCGTCGCCGCCTGGGCAATCGCAGACGGCATCGGAGACGACTACAGCGTCGCGCAGATGGCCGCTGACGCCGCCCGAACCGCAGCGAGGACCGCGACCCGTGCCGGAGCGTGGGCCGGGATCAATGCGGCCCGCCACGAAGCCGCCATGTTCTTTGCCGGCGCACCCGCAGGCCAGGTCGACGACGCGGTTCTCGTGGTGGCCGTGCCGATTCCAAGCCGCATCGGAGGCGGCGTCGACATCGCGTGGGTGGGAGATTCGCGCGCCTACGTCCTGCGTGAGGGCATGGCCGTGCAGGTGACCACCGATCGAACCCGCGGACAGGAGTACCGCGACGTCAACCAGCCGGAATGGGCACGTCGCATCGCCTCACGCTATGACAACGTCGTCACTACCTCTGTGCACCACGGCGACATCGACACGATCCGCGTCGTCGGACCGATCACGCGAATCATGCTGTGCTCGGACGGTGTCCACGGGGTCGTGGACACAGAGGCCATTGCCGCCGCCCTGGCGACCGACGCCGCCCCCCGCGCCGCTGCCCACCGCGTGATGGCAGCTGCCCGAGCGGCGGGCCTCCGCGACAACGCCACCGTCACCGTCATCGGACCGCCGCCAGGCGGACGCTGGCCATGA
- a CDS encoding HNH endonuclease: MVGRLLVAEHLRFARKVLVTSGCAYWLGALADDGYGRFTAWRGQEWVTLRAHRWAFEWTTGRPIGAGRVVEHECDEPLCVRREHLRESTQADNVAVTVARDRARNAHRLGRADIRGAAARSRALRGALLELLSRTPEIDLDVWEATLAATLERVNADGNPRPGQYLLW; encoded by the coding sequence ATGGTCGGTCGGCTGCTCGTGGCGGAGCATCTCCGCTTCGCCCGGAAGGTACTGGTGACCTCAGGTTGCGCGTACTGGCTGGGTGCTCTTGCCGACGACGGGTATGGCCGGTTCACCGCGTGGCGCGGGCAGGAATGGGTCACGTTGCGAGCGCACCGGTGGGCATTCGAGTGGACGACGGGGAGACCGATCGGCGCAGGCCGAGTGGTGGAGCACGAGTGTGACGAACCGCTGTGCGTGCGCCGTGAGCATCTACGAGAGTCCACGCAGGCGGACAACGTGGCCGTGACTGTCGCCCGAGATCGGGCCCGGAACGCGCATCGGCTCGGGCGCGCCGACATCCGGGGAGCGGCAGCCCGATCGCGGGCGCTGCGAGGGGCGCTGTTGGAGCTTCTTTCCCGCACTCCCGAGATCGACCTCGATGTCTGGGAGGCTACGCTCGCCGCGACACTCGAGCGCGTGAACGCGGACGGGAATCCGCGGCCGGGGCAGTATCTGCTGTGGTGA
- the mobF gene encoding MobF family relaxase, whose amino-acid sequence MTVHRVGAGDGYTYLTRQVATGDNLHGWETLASYYAASGNPPGVWYGRGAQHAGITGQVDEAQMANLYGQGLHPDTDEPLGRRFPAFQPLEERLAARLARRQTELGAPVPPDEAERIRIEELGRERQAVSAWDLVFTPVKSINVLLALADEEIQAEIKAAHQVAWQSVLDYADIEIALTRRGAGGIAQVETHGLIAAAFDHFDSRAGDPNLHTHVVISAKVQGLDGKWRALDATALHRAAVALSERYTSRIEQELTARLGVVFANRTEPGVRGGKRPVREIVGVPDVLLLEFSSRRQAIETHLARLVADYRTTHGQAPDASTMYRLAEQATLATRARKQHTSLLDQQAEWRARAEALIGRDGVDQLMDAVRQTGQDTSRAPAVPITAVAVAQLAAATVEAVQEQRSTWGRWHVEAEAHRQVREQPHVLDRAALVAQVTAAVLSPVHSVQLTVPRAEPPAPDVLRRSVDGGVVFDRKDATLYTSMAILAAEDRLLAATARPAGVAVDPLLAAAFAERGGLSDEQSHAVRQLVSRDTLLGVLIGPAGAGKTTTMRAVVQAWQAAGREVLALAPSQVAAAVLAESIGGGVRAENTAKWLYETTTPGRGGPAWELRPGTLVLVDEASLAGTLALDRIVAQAAAVGAAVRFIGDHRQLDAVQAGGALRLLATDTSVAELAEVRRFTAEWEGPASLRLRAGDTAVIGTYIDHGRVVDGDRETLLTTMLTRWATDTAAGKRSLLIAADRDTVTELNARARAYRLSRGEVSASGVTLPDGTTAGLGDVIVTRRNDRTLVARGGRDFVKNRDVWIVTQVHADGALTVTHTDHEGTLTLPASYVATAVELGYASTAHGAQGITVDTSRVLVTEADSASYLYVSLTRGRATNEAYVVVHPLVDIDADHAAPLPRDVRAVLGTVLSRDSGQRSATETLREAFAVADGDLAGFTARYHYAADLSRIPALVALLEQVLPAEVAAAAASDPALGALAHTLDVATPIGGDQAETLAAAIAFQDRPIDDARSVPQLLTWRLQRLIDAHPDRFGPEASPSLPDAVPDAATVLLGPSPAEEGLLRDYLDHLRSQVTERAEALGEAAVNVPPTWALDALNAVPEDPTIRALWQHTVGVVAAYREASAISGDAQPLGAPPDQSMPAHQRAAYLQASRLLEHSRARIATTARMARLADLRTRLAQTSPTSTGGQPRQPQDRAQNPSQFYNRSNPGYEQEQPPLQNPTDPYDPPEYTGPDRDR is encoded by the coding sequence ATGACCGTCCATCGCGTCGGCGCGGGCGATGGATACACCTACCTGACACGTCAGGTCGCCACTGGCGACAACCTCCACGGCTGGGAGACGCTGGCCAGCTACTACGCGGCCAGTGGCAACCCGCCCGGCGTCTGGTATGGCCGAGGAGCGCAACACGCCGGCATCACTGGCCAAGTCGATGAAGCCCAGATGGCCAACCTCTATGGCCAAGGGCTGCACCCAGACACCGACGAGCCCTTGGGCCGCAGGTTCCCCGCCTTCCAGCCCCTTGAGGAACGGCTAGCCGCTCGCCTCGCCCGCCGCCAGACCGAGCTCGGCGCACCGGTCCCCCCGGACGAGGCCGAGCGGATCCGGATCGAGGAGCTCGGTCGAGAACGCCAGGCAGTCAGCGCCTGGGACCTGGTCTTCACACCGGTCAAAAGCATCAACGTCCTGCTGGCACTGGCCGACGAAGAGATCCAGGCAGAGATCAAGGCCGCGCACCAGGTGGCGTGGCAGTCAGTTCTGGACTACGCCGACATCGAGATCGCGCTCACCCGCCGCGGCGCAGGCGGCATCGCACAGGTCGAGACCCACGGCCTGATCGCCGCCGCGTTCGACCACTTCGACTCCCGTGCCGGTGACCCAAACCTGCACACCCACGTGGTCATCAGCGCGAAAGTCCAAGGCCTCGACGGAAAGTGGAGGGCGTTGGATGCCACAGCCCTCCACAGAGCCGCAGTTGCGCTGTCCGAGCGCTACACCAGCCGCATCGAGCAGGAGCTCACTGCTCGGCTCGGTGTCGTGTTCGCGAACCGGACCGAACCCGGGGTCCGCGGTGGTAAGCGACCCGTGCGGGAGATAGTCGGAGTGCCCGACGTTCTCCTACTGGAGTTCTCCTCGCGGCGCCAGGCGATCGAGACCCACCTTGCTCGCCTCGTCGCCGACTACCGCACCACCCACGGCCAGGCCCCCGATGCATCCACCATGTACCGGTTGGCCGAGCAGGCGACGCTGGCCACCCGCGCACGTAAGCAGCACACGTCCCTGCTTGACCAGCAGGCTGAATGGCGGGCCCGTGCGGAGGCACTCATCGGCCGCGACGGCGTCGACCAGCTCATGGATGCGGTCCGCCAGACTGGGCAGGACACCTCGCGAGCACCGGCGGTACCCATCACCGCCGTTGCCGTCGCCCAGCTGGCTGCTGCCACCGTTGAGGCCGTGCAGGAGCAACGCTCCACCTGGGGACGCTGGCATGTCGAAGCCGAAGCACACCGGCAGGTCCGCGAGCAGCCACACGTCCTCGACCGGGCTGCACTCGTCGCGCAGGTCACCGCCGCCGTTCTCTCCCCCGTCCACAGCGTTCAGCTGACCGTGCCGCGTGCTGAACCTCCCGCGCCTGACGTGCTACGTCGAAGCGTCGACGGCGGCGTCGTCTTCGATCGCAAGGACGCCACCCTCTACACCTCGATGGCGATCCTCGCGGCCGAGGACCGACTCCTCGCTGCCACAGCGCGCCCGGCCGGTGTCGCCGTCGACCCGCTGTTGGCTGCCGCGTTTGCCGAACGCGGCGGGCTGTCTGACGAACAGTCCCACGCGGTTCGTCAGCTGGTCAGCCGTGACACCCTGCTCGGCGTCCTGATCGGCCCCGCTGGCGCGGGCAAGACCACCACTATGCGAGCGGTCGTGCAGGCCTGGCAGGCCGCCGGCCGTGAGGTGCTCGCGCTCGCGCCCTCCCAGGTCGCCGCGGCCGTCCTGGCCGAGTCGATCGGCGGCGGTGTGCGGGCGGAGAACACCGCCAAGTGGCTCTACGAGACCACCACTCCCGGCCGGGGTGGACCTGCCTGGGAGCTACGTCCGGGAACGCTCGTGCTCGTCGACGAAGCGTCCCTCGCCGGGACGCTCGCCCTCGATCGCATCGTCGCCCAGGCCGCGGCCGTGGGAGCCGCCGTCCGCTTCATCGGCGACCATCGTCAACTTGATGCCGTCCAAGCCGGCGGCGCGTTGCGGCTGCTTGCTACCGACACGTCTGTCGCCGAACTCGCCGAGGTACGGCGCTTCACCGCCGAGTGGGAAGGGCCGGCATCACTGCGTCTACGTGCCGGGGACACCGCGGTGATCGGAACCTATATCGACCACGGGCGGGTAGTGGATGGCGACAGAGAGACTCTGCTGACCACCATGCTCACCCGATGGGCGACCGATACCGCCGCAGGCAAGCGCAGCCTCCTCATCGCTGCCGACCGCGACACCGTCACCGAGCTCAACGCTCGAGCTCGGGCCTATCGACTCAGCCGCGGGGAGGTCTCCGCCAGCGGCGTCACCCTTCCCGACGGGACAACCGCCGGTCTCGGGGACGTCATCGTGACACGGCGCAACGACCGCACACTCGTCGCCCGTGGCGGGCGGGACTTCGTGAAGAACCGCGACGTCTGGATCGTCACCCAGGTGCACGCCGACGGTGCTCTCACCGTCACCCACACCGACCACGAGGGCACTCTCACCCTGCCTGCCAGCTATGTCGCCACTGCGGTCGAGTTGGGCTACGCATCGACCGCCCACGGCGCCCAGGGCATAACCGTCGACACCTCCCGTGTCCTCGTCACCGAAGCCGATTCCGCCAGCTACCTCTATGTCAGTCTCACCCGCGGACGCGCGACGAACGAGGCCTATGTGGTTGTCCATCCCCTGGTCGATATCGACGCCGATCACGCTGCACCGCTCCCCCGCGACGTGCGGGCCGTACTCGGCACGGTGCTGAGCCGCGACTCCGGCCAACGCAGCGCGACCGAAACGCTGCGCGAGGCCTTCGCTGTCGCCGACGGAGACCTCGCTGGCTTCACCGCCCGCTACCACTATGCGGCCGATCTCAGCCGCATTCCCGCTCTCGTCGCGTTGCTCGAGCAAGTGCTGCCCGCGGAGGTGGCCGCGGCCGCGGCGTCTGATCCCGCTCTCGGCGCCCTCGCCCACACCCTCGACGTGGCCACTCCGATCGGCGGCGACCAAGCGGAGACTCTCGCCGCAGCCATCGCCTTCCAGGACCGGCCCATCGACGACGCCCGTTCGGTTCCACAGCTGCTCACCTGGCGACTTCAACGACTCATCGATGCGCATCCGGACCGCTTCGGGCCCGAAGCCTCCCCATCCCTCCCCGATGCAGTGCCGGACGCGGCCACTGTGCTGCTCGGGCCCTCCCCCGCGGAGGAAGGCCTCCTGCGGGACTATCTGGACCACCTGCGTAGCCAGGTGACCGAGCGCGCCGAGGCCTTGGGTGAGGCGGCAGTCAACGTGCCGCCTACCTGGGCGCTCGACGCCCTGAACGCTGTCCCGGAAGACCCGACGATCCGTGCCCTGTGGCAACACACTGTCGGCGTGGTGGCCGCCTACCGCGAGGCATCCGCCATCAGCGGCGACGCCCAACCGCTTGGCGCTCCCCCTGACCAGTCGATGCCCGCTCACCAGCGTGCCGCCTATCTCCAGGCGAGCCGCCTCCTGGAACACAGCCGCGCCCGGATAGCCACCACCGCCCGCATGGCTCGCCTCGCTGACCTCCGCACTCGGTTGGCTCAAACCAGCCCGACATCGACCGGCGGCCAGCCCCGCCAGCCACAGGATCGGGCACAGAACCCCTCACAGTTCTACAACCGCTCGAATCCGGGGTACGAGCAGGAGCAGCCTCCGCTGCAGAACCCGACTGATCCCTACGACCCGCCCGAATACACCGGCCCAGACCGCGACCGATAA
- a CDS encoding type IV secretory system conjugative DNA transfer family protein, which translates to MQGPGSSPGGTKQGLLLPLSIIGAGAVYYLWRVCARLGGPGGYVLFAILLLGATGLFALAVLALRRLRGDGSARVRRDASARAVTARAAHLRPDLGEAATAIDAAIRLGFAGASAVHATVEDGCLIVGPARSGKTRGLLAGAVVDWPGPVVATSIRPDLAAWTAAARAREHGPVWVWNPWQPMPPVGQPLRWDPTGGADDPSTALRRGQVLASAAQIGAGTENGSDWQQVSAIVLAAYLHAAALSGASMRDVLAWSSDPADPTPVTAIRRAGLATQAWAESLARYSTEDPRMQANIFFGVRLALASLWDPVVLDAACPPPGTGFEIVDLLAGGTVHIQGTPASQQTIGPLTALLVDEIVEAGLQRAATSPGGRLAPPLGLMLDEASNIAALPRLPDLFSYGGGSGVFLMAVLQSLNQARRAWGEHAAKAMWDAATYKLILPGVSDVADLEDLSKTAGEFDEPTASVYTRGGLLGGASAGPDQISVSPRRRRVLEPDEIRNAPLGNALLLPRSAPPTWIRLQQVDRRRDGARLRADHDAYYPHGVSAP; encoded by the coding sequence ATGCAGGGCCCCGGATCGTCGCCCGGCGGGACCAAGCAGGGGCTGCTGTTGCCGCTGTCCATCATCGGAGCCGGCGCTGTCTACTACCTCTGGCGAGTCTGCGCCAGGCTCGGCGGACCGGGCGGCTATGTGCTGTTCGCGATTCTGCTACTCGGCGCGACCGGGCTGTTCGCCTTGGCGGTTCTTGCTCTGCGGCGCCTGCGGGGCGACGGGTCCGCTCGGGTTCGCCGCGATGCCTCCGCCCGGGCGGTCACCGCACGCGCCGCCCACCTACGTCCTGATCTCGGGGAAGCCGCAACGGCCATCGATGCCGCGATCCGCCTAGGTTTCGCCGGCGCCAGCGCCGTCCACGCAACTGTCGAGGACGGCTGCCTCATCGTCGGCCCCGCCCGTTCCGGAAAGACCCGCGGGCTGCTGGCCGGTGCAGTGGTCGACTGGCCCGGACCGGTCGTGGCCACGTCCATCCGCCCGGACCTGGCCGCGTGGACCGCCGCGGCCCGCGCACGTGAGCATGGCCCCGTCTGGGTGTGGAATCCCTGGCAACCTATGCCCCCGGTCGGTCAGCCGCTGCGCTGGGACCCCACCGGCGGGGCTGACGACCCCTCGACCGCCCTGCGCCGGGGTCAAGTTCTCGCCTCCGCGGCCCAGATCGGCGCCGGCACGGAGAACGGCTCCGACTGGCAGCAGGTCTCCGCCATCGTCCTCGCCGCTTACCTACACGCGGCGGCGCTGTCCGGGGCGAGCATGCGCGACGTTCTGGCATGGTCCTCCGATCCGGCGGATCCCACCCCTGTCACCGCCATCCGCCGTGCCGGCCTGGCCACCCAGGCCTGGGCTGAGTCTCTGGCCCGCTACTCCACCGAGGACCCGCGGATGCAGGCCAACATCTTCTTCGGGGTCCGCCTCGCGCTCGCGTCGTTGTGGGATCCGGTCGTCCTCGATGCTGCCTGCCCGCCGCCTGGTACCGGCTTCGAGATCGTCGACCTGCTCGCCGGCGGCACGGTCCACATCCAGGGCACCCCCGCTTCACAGCAGACGATCGGACCGCTGACGGCGTTGCTCGTAGATGAGATTGTCGAGGCCGGGCTGCAACGGGCGGCGACGTCCCCGGGCGGGCGGCTCGCGCCGCCGCTGGGTCTCATGCTCGACGAGGCCTCGAACATCGCCGCCCTGCCACGGTTGCCCGACCTGTTTAGCTACGGCGGCGGCTCTGGAGTCTTCCTCATGGCGGTCCTGCAGTCGTTGAACCAGGCGAGGCGTGCCTGGGGCGAACACGCCGCGAAGGCGATGTGGGATGCGGCCACCTACAAGCTGATCCTGCCTGGTGTGTCCGACGTCGCCGACCTGGAAGACCTGTCCAAGACCGCCGGCGAGTTCGACGAACCGACCGCCTCGGTCTATACCCGCGGAGGCCTGCTCGGTGGGGCCTCCGCGGGGCCGGATCAGATCAGCGTCAGCCCTCGTCGTCGCCGGGTGCTGGAACCTGATGAGATCCGCAACGCCCCTCTCGGCAACGCCCTGCTGCTGCCTCGTTCCGCGCCCCCGACCTGGATCCGTCTGCAGCAGGTCGACCGGCGTCGAGACGGTGCGCGGCTGCGTGCCGATCACGATGCCTACTACCCCCACGGAGTCTCAGCGCCATGA
- a CDS encoding SCO6880 family protein → MSSVETYHGWKRDRAGSWALGLSVPRALLVVAAVVMTGSTVAYGAWSAVPVVLPLSGVLLVTAWLRVQGLAVGEWVLRMVRFRRARTRRETWYAGAAWQPAADPSDPTGLPRMDLPGVLAPLRFLEEEWGAGMPVAVVHHPYEQLYTLVLHIEFPGLALADAAAAARRVGTWGGLLAGWCEEGKPVSRVGLYQRYLPEDGAELVQWTAAHTSADAPYLAARTSAALLGGQQVWQSRHEAYLTISLSQQRARSAIKAAGGGDTGAAAVLIREVGAALDRMRSAGIEVRRWLAVRDLAEVIRTAFDPHSAAPHTAHRAAAADPTWAGLPAGVDLALAGPAAAEALLGSYHHDGGWSVTYQVYEWPRSPVAAGGLVPVLRSTATARRAVAMLYEPLPPSQAERAVLGDITRSSFSVSMRQRTGGIVRTTERQALADAQRQEAENALGHGLVRFAGYLTVTVTDPERLEEACAELEADAAGQGCRLVLRRLWMAQDAAFAATLPLGLGLPSAGLWG, encoded by the coding sequence GTGAGCTCGGTGGAGACCTACCACGGTTGGAAACGGGACCGGGCCGGTAGCTGGGCGTTGGGGCTGAGCGTGCCGCGGGCGCTGTTGGTGGTTGCTGCGGTGGTGATGACGGGGTCCACAGTCGCTTACGGGGCTTGGTCGGCGGTACCCGTGGTGCTTCCGCTTTCTGGTGTCCTGCTGGTCACTGCATGGCTGCGGGTGCAGGGGCTCGCGGTAGGGGAGTGGGTGCTGCGAATGGTGCGGTTTCGACGTGCAAGGACTCGGCGCGAGACGTGGTACGCGGGGGCGGCGTGGCAGCCGGCGGCGGATCCGTCGGATCCGACCGGACTTCCGAGGATGGATCTACCGGGGGTGTTGGCCCCGCTCCGGTTCCTCGAGGAGGAATGGGGTGCCGGCATGCCGGTGGCGGTCGTGCATCACCCGTATGAGCAGCTCTACACGCTGGTTCTGCACATCGAGTTTCCCGGGCTGGCGCTGGCTGACGCCGCGGCCGCTGCCCGCCGGGTGGGCACCTGGGGTGGGTTGCTCGCCGGCTGGTGTGAGGAGGGGAAACCAGTGTCCCGGGTGGGGCTGTACCAGCGGTATCTGCCTGAGGACGGTGCCGAGCTGGTGCAGTGGACCGCCGCACACACCAGCGCCGACGCCCCATACCTGGCGGCCCGGACCTCGGCGGCGCTGCTGGGGGGGCAGCAAGTCTGGCAGTCTCGGCACGAGGCCTACCTGACGATTTCGTTGTCCCAGCAGCGGGCCCGCTCAGCGATCAAGGCTGCGGGAGGGGGGGACACCGGAGCGGCGGCGGTCCTGATCCGGGAGGTCGGAGCGGCGCTGGACCGCATGCGTTCGGCGGGCATCGAGGTTCGGCGTTGGCTTGCAGTACGCGATCTGGCGGAGGTGATCCGCACGGCGTTCGACCCGCATTCGGCGGCACCGCATACGGCGCACCGGGCCGCGGCCGCGGACCCGACCTGGGCGGGCCTTCCGGCGGGGGTGGACTTGGCGCTCGCGGGCCCGGCTGCAGCGGAGGCGCTGCTGGGCTCCTACCATCACGACGGCGGATGGTCGGTGACCTATCAGGTGTACGAATGGCCGCGCTCGCCGGTGGCGGCCGGTGGGCTGGTTCCGGTGCTGCGGTCGACCGCGACCGCGCGCCGCGCGGTGGCGATGCTCTACGAGCCGCTTCCACCGTCGCAGGCGGAACGGGCCGTGCTGGGCGACATCACTCGCTCGTCGTTCTCAGTATCCATGCGTCAGCGCACCGGTGGCATTGTGCGCACGACCGAACGCCAGGCCCTGGCTGACGCCCAACGTCAGGAAGCTGAGAACGCCCTCGGTCACGGCCTGGTGCGGTTCGCCGGCTACCTCACGGTGACGGTCACTGATCCCGAGCGGTTGGAGGAAGCCTGCGCGGAGTTGGAGGCGGACGCGGCTGGGCAGGGTTGCCGGCTGGTCCTGCGTCGGCTGTGGATGGCCCAGGATGCGGCCTTCGCCGCCACCCTGCCCCTGGGGCTCGGCCTGCCCAGCGCGGGGCTGTGGGGATGA
- a CDS encoding C40 family peptidase: MIAVLAVLVFGVAGTGILGGLAGAGVFSSGADDTSASAVTGPVAGIPAEYVGPIINAGRSCPALSPGLLAAQLQQESGFNPLARSSVGAEGIAQFMPGTWATRGLDGDNDHRADPFNPADAIPAAARYDCALAASVAHLGDPVRLMLAAYNAGPGAVLSAGGVPPYPETQTYVAKIIAAEPAMTAALAAASTPSGTVAPAARTAIAYARQQLGEHYLWGGTGPDLWDCSGLVQAAYKAAGVSLPRRTFEQAGESGPSIPVNDVSRWQPGDLLFAAGSDGTPDNPGHVGIYLGDRQVLHAPKKGDVVRIVDLDHYLTVTGVTRPASLAGY, from the coding sequence GTGATCGCCGTGCTCGCTGTACTCGTCTTCGGCGTCGCTGGCACCGGAATCCTCGGCGGTCTCGCCGGCGCTGGGGTGTTCTCGTCAGGCGCCGACGACACCAGCGCATCGGCGGTGACCGGCCCGGTCGCCGGCATCCCCGCGGAGTACGTCGGGCCAATCATCAACGCCGGTCGGTCCTGTCCTGCCCTCAGCCCGGGGCTACTGGCCGCACAGCTCCAGCAGGAGTCCGGTTTCAACCCGCTCGCGCGATCGTCTGTTGGAGCAGAGGGCATCGCCCAGTTCATGCCCGGCACGTGGGCAACCCGCGGCCTCGACGGTGACAACGACCACCGTGCGGACCCCTTCAACCCAGCCGACGCAATCCCGGCCGCAGCCCGCTACGACTGCGCATTGGCCGCATCCGTCGCGCACCTCGGCGACCCTGTCCGTCTTATGCTCGCCGCTTACAACGCTGGCCCTGGGGCTGTTCTCTCCGCCGGTGGTGTGCCGCCCTATCCCGAGACACAGACCTATGTCGCGAAGATCATCGCCGCCGAGCCTGCGATGACCGCCGCGCTCGCCGCAGCCTCCACGCCGAGCGGCACAGTTGCCCCAGCCGCCCGAACTGCCATCGCCTACGCCCGCCAGCAGCTCGGCGAGCACTACCTATGGGGCGGCACGGGCCCCGATCTCTGGGACTGCTCGGGACTTGTCCAAGCTGCCTACAAGGCAGCCGGCGTCTCTCTACCCCGTCGAACCTTCGAACAGGCCGGCGAGTCTGGGCCGAGCATCCCCGTCAACGATGTCTCAAGGTGGCAGCCCGGTGACCTCTTGTTCGCGGCCGGATCCGATGGAACCCCAGACAACCCCGGCCACGTAGGCATCTATCTCGGAGATCGTCAGGTACTGCACGCCCCGAAGAAGGGAGACGTTGTCAGGATCGTCGACTTGGACCACTACCTGACGGTGACCGGTGTCACCAGACCAGCATCACTTGCGGGGTACTGA